A part of Lacibacter sp. H407 genomic DNA contains:
- a CDS encoding T9SS type A sorting domain-containing protein yields MKHLYFAFLFVCAIYSSNAQSVIQFTVTQLPLLQADAGKDSTLNKGSTIVLGGALPATGGSGTYTYAWSPAKGLDKTDIARPTATVNEDITYTLTVNDGLACAKSSAVNLKVSFATSIDELSAVYGLRLFPNPASDRIYIRTSRALPDKLLLLELFDVHGRKLYAKQVSGMAALYQTIELGTFSKGLYLLKFSSSKINTSYKIIVQ; encoded by the coding sequence ATGAAGCACCTGTATTTTGCTTTTTTATTTGTGTGTGCTATTTACTCTTCCAATGCACAATCAGTCATTCAGTTTACTGTAACCCAACTTCCTTTGCTACAGGCAGATGCTGGTAAAGACAGCACTCTTAATAAGGGCAGTACAATTGTACTGGGTGGCGCATTGCCTGCAACAGGTGGATCGGGCACTTATACTTATGCATGGTCGCCGGCAAAAGGACTTGATAAAACCGATATTGCACGTCCTACAGCAACTGTTAACGAGGATATTACTTATACATTAACCGTTAATGATGGCTTGGCTTGTGCAAAATCTTCTGCGGTTAATTTAAAAGTTTCCTTTGCCACTTCCATTGATGAACTCTCTGCAGTTTATGGCCTGCGCCTGTTTCCCAATCCGGCAAGCGACCGTATCTATATCAGAACCAGCCGGGCGCTTCCTGATAAATTATTATTACTGGAATTGTTTGACGTGCATGGCCGAAAGCTGTATGCAAAACAAGTGAGTGGAATGGCAGCCCTTTATCAAACGATTGAGCTTGGTACATTTTCAAAAGGACTTTACCTCCTGAAGTTTAGCAGCAGCAAGATCAATACTTCGTATAAAATAATTGTACAGTAA